One Chitinophagaceae bacterium C216 genomic window carries:
- the recN gene encoding DNA repair protein RecN: MLQHLFINNYAIIDELEIDFSSGMNIITGETGAGKSIIIGALNLILGERADTSALVNKEKKCIIEGSFSAEDNEAIQRFLKENDLDEQPVLSVRREITNAGKSRAFINDTPVTLTQLHELSEMLVDLHQQFDTLSLSDRQFQTNVLDALADTHSFLEKYRSAYISWRQSQKALQELLEQKHQFEKESDYNQFQYDELAALALQENELEQLETELKMLSNAEGIKSALVRAYGELAEGEQPITQQLKSLSQLLNSYSEYHQDLPELTERLRSAQIELSDIASELERVNDSILYDAERIEVINERLSAGYRLQKKHGVASTNELLEIQQQLEEKLQAVLNIGDQIAELEKQVANFEKEVYAIGEKISQARKKQLPAFEKKVKGMLTQVGMPNASLKVVLNTREPAQDGIDDIEFLFDANKSGQYKPINKVASGGELSRLMLCIKSLVAEKMDMPTLIFDEIDTGISGEAAKQVGIIMKQLAKNRQVICITHQPQIAGKADAHFFVYKENIGNKVVTNIRQLSTEERVTAIAQMLSGATPTAAAIQNAREMIEQ; this comes from the coding sequence GTGTTACAGCATCTGTTCATAAACAACTACGCCATTATAGATGAGCTGGAAATCGACTTTTCCAGCGGCATGAATATTATCACTGGCGAAACCGGTGCCGGTAAATCCATTATCATCGGCGCCCTGAATCTGATACTGGGAGAACGCGCAGACACCTCAGCCCTGGTAAATAAGGAAAAGAAATGTATTATTGAAGGCAGCTTCTCTGCAGAGGACAATGAGGCCATCCAGCGTTTCTTAAAGGAAAACGATTTGGATGAACAACCCGTACTCAGCGTAAGAAGGGAAATTACCAATGCCGGTAAAAGTAGGGCTTTTATCAATGACACTCCGGTTACGCTTACACAGCTTCATGAACTCAGTGAGATGCTGGTAGACCTGCATCAACAATTCGATACTCTTTCGCTCAGTGACAGGCAGTTTCAGACTAACGTTCTAGACGCACTTGCTGACACACACAGTTTTCTTGAAAAGTATCGTTCAGCTTATATCAGTTGGAGACAAAGTCAGAAAGCATTACAAGAGCTGCTAGAACAAAAACATCAGTTTGAGAAAGAAAGCGATTATAACCAATTCCAATACGATGAATTGGCAGCATTGGCGCTACAAGAAAATGAGCTAGAACAACTAGAAACAGAATTGAAAATGCTTTCGAATGCCGAAGGCATTAAATCTGCTTTGGTACGCGCTTATGGTGAACTAGCGGAAGGGGAACAACCTATTACTCAACAACTCAAAAGTCTGTCCCAACTGTTAAATAGTTATTCCGAGTACCATCAGGACTTGCCAGAGCTCACCGAAAGATTGCGCAGCGCCCAAATAGAACTGAGTGATATTGCCTCAGAACTAGAACGTGTTAACGACAGCATCCTATACGATGCAGAAAGAATTGAAGTCATCAATGAGCGCCTTTCAGCTGGCTATCGCCTCCAAAAAAAACACGGCGTTGCTTCCACTAATGAATTGCTGGAGATACAGCAACAGCTGGAAGAAAAACTACAAGCCGTTTTAAATATCGGCGACCAAATAGCCGAATTAGAAAAACAAGTAGCAAACTTTGAAAAAGAAGTTTACGCTATCGGAGAAAAAATATCCCAAGCAAGAAAAAAGCAACTTCCCGCTTTTGAAAAAAAAGTAAAGGGAATGCTCACCCAGGTAGGTATGCCCAATGCCTCACTAAAAGTAGTCCTCAATACCAGAGAACCTGCACAGGATGGCATTGATGATATCGAATTTTTATTTGACGCTAATAAAAGCGGACAATACAAACCCATAAATAAAGTAGCTAGTGGCGGAGAACTGAGCCGGCTTATGCTATGCATTAAAAGCTTGGTTGCGGAAAAAATGGATATGCCCACTTTAATTTTTGATGAAATTGATACGGGCATCTCAGGTGAGGCTGCCAAACAGGTAGGTATCATCATGAAACAGCTGGCAAAAAACAGACAAGTAATCTGTATTACCCACCAGCCACAGATTGCAGGTAAGGCCGATGCACACTTCTTTGTTTATAAAGAAAATATAGGCAATAAAGTAGTTACCAATATCAGGCAGCTGAGCACGGAAGAACGTGTTACTGCTATTGCCCAAATGCTAAGTGGTGCTACGCCTACGGCAGCTGCTATCCAAAATGCCCGCGAAATGATTGAACAATAA
- the aroQ gene encoding 3-dehydroquinate dehydratase, whose protein sequence is MKIAIINGPNLNLLGEREPGIYGSDSFESFLEKLKQRYPDVSFQYYQSNVEGELVNALQQYAREVDGIILNPAAYTHTSVAIGDCIAAIKVPVIEVHISNVHAREEFRKLSHVSAKAVGTICGLGLDGYRLAVEYFLNKS, encoded by the coding sequence ATGAAAATAGCCATTATTAATGGACCCAATCTTAATCTGTTGGGAGAAAGGGAGCCGGGTATTTACGGCTCGGATAGTTTTGAATCATTTTTAGAGAAATTAAAGCAACGCTATCCTGATGTTTCTTTTCAATATTATCAGAGTAATGTAGAAGGGGAGCTGGTAAATGCTTTACAGCAATATGCAAGAGAAGTGGATGGTATTATTCTGAACCCCGCCGCTTATACCCATACCTCGGTAGCTATAGGAGATTGTATTGCCGCCATAAAAGTGCCGGTTATAGAAGTGCATATCAGCAATGTACATGCTCGGGAAGAATTCAGGAAGCTATCTCACGTAAGTGCTAAAGCTGTAGGAACGATTTGCGGACTTGGCTTAGATGGTTACAGACTTGCGGTAGAATACTTTCTCAACAAATCATGA
- the nanT_1 gene encoding Sialic acid transporter NanT codes for MQNQTKTSSIFSITVIVAALGYFVDIYDLLLFGIIRVPSLKELGLTPEQITVDGESILSWQMFGLMLGGIIWGVLGDKRGRSSVLFGSILLYSLANIANGFVQTVDQYKWIRFIAGIGLAGELGAGVTLVVESLPKEKRGIGASIVAGFGITGAVAAFFIKENFHWRTCYFIGGGLGLILLLLRVSVLESSMFKNMKEKSVQRGNFIMLINNGNRLVRYIQSILIGVPTWLVIGVLITFSREFGKEFGIAEEIDPGKAIMFAYAGLALGDVTIGLVSQWLKSRKKALYVFYALASICLVLYFTVLWNGSASVMYAICGALGFAAGFWAVFVTVGAEQFGTNLRATAATTIPNMVRGTVPLMLLLFQFLRNLPGVGYVKGGIYTSIIVFAICTLAVITSRETFHKDLNYEEV; via the coding sequence ATGCAAAACCAAACTAAAACGTCCTCTATTTTTAGTATTACTGTAATTGTTGCTGCACTAGGGTATTTTGTAGATATTTATGATCTTTTGTTATTTGGTATCATACGAGTTCCGAGCCTTAAGGAATTAGGTCTTACACCCGAACAGATAACTGTGGATGGGGAAAGTATTTTGTCCTGGCAAATGTTTGGTCTGATGTTAGGTGGTATTATCTGGGGTGTATTGGGAGATAAAAGAGGTAGGTCGAGTGTACTCTTTGGGTCGATACTCTTGTACTCGTTGGCTAATATTGCTAATGGTTTTGTACAAACAGTAGATCAATATAAGTGGATTAGATTTATTGCCGGTATTGGGCTGGCGGGTGAGTTAGGCGCAGGAGTAACGCTAGTAGTAGAATCGCTGCCTAAGGAAAAACGAGGTATTGGCGCTTCGATTGTTGCCGGATTTGGTATCACCGGAGCAGTAGCTGCCTTTTTTATAAAAGAAAACTTTCACTGGCGTACCTGTTACTTTATAGGCGGAGGGTTAGGGTTGATTTTATTATTACTGCGCGTATCGGTACTGGAGTCATCCATGTTTAAGAATATGAAAGAAAAATCAGTACAGCGCGGAAATTTTATTATGCTCATCAATAACGGCAATCGTCTGGTACGTTATATTCAAAGCATACTGATTGGCGTGCCTACCTGGCTTGTAATCGGCGTGCTAATTACTTTCAGCAGAGAATTTGGTAAGGAGTTTGGTATTGCCGAGGAAATTGACCCGGGCAAGGCCATCATGTTTGCTTATGCAGGTTTAGCTCTGGGTGATGTTACCATCGGGCTAGTAAGCCAGTGGCTGAAAAGCCGAAAAAAGGCTTTGTATGTATTTTATGCCCTTGCTTCCATTTGCCTCGTGCTTTATTTTACCGTTTTGTGGAACGGTAGCGCTTCGGTAATGTATGCTATTTGTGGTGCCCTAGGATTTGCCGCAGGATTCTGGGCTGTTTTCGTAACGGTAGGTGCCGAGCAATTTGGAACCAATCTGAGAGCTACTGCTGCAACTACCATCCCCAATATGGTGAGAGGAACCGTACCGCTAATGCTACTTTTATTTCAGTTTTTAAGAAATCTGCCCGGAGTGGGATATGTGAAAGGAGGTATTTATACTTCGATTATAGTATTTGCAATCTGTACGCTGGCGGTGATTACTTCCAGAGAAACATTCCACAAGGATCTAAATTACGAGGAAGTGTAA